One genomic window of Candidatus Nitrospira inopinata includes the following:
- a CDS encoding Lcl C-terminal domain-containing protein, producing MNLKWIIPGAFVVAAGSLSLLAYLLLSSPASPPVGKEELMAEIVRNWQAAHPAEHRFEVLPAFQNEAVLDKETGLIWELAPDSARVTWNEARAACVRRVIGGQKGWRLPSPAEMRSLVGPAIDAPGPNIPPGHPFLNIVQTSYWTVVPEANQPSYARYLDAFLGNVLSMTRLYTFPVWCVRGPIATGPPVGE from the coding sequence ATGAATCTCAAATGGATTATCCCCGGCGCTTTCGTTGTCGCGGCTGGAAGTCTGTCTCTCCTTGCTTATCTGCTGTTGAGTTCGCCCGCCAGCCCGCCCGTGGGAAAAGAGGAATTGATGGCGGAAATCGTCCGGAACTGGCAGGCGGCGCACCCGGCGGAGCATCGCTTTGAGGTTCTGCCCGCTTTTCAGAACGAGGCCGTGCTGGACAAAGAAACGGGCCTTATCTGGGAGCTTGCGCCGGACAGCGCGCGCGTCACGTGGAACGAAGCCCGAGCCGCTTGCGTTCGTCGAGTGATCGGCGGACAAAAAGGATGGCGTTTACCCTCTCCCGCCGAAATGCGGAGCCTTGTCGGACCGGCGATCGATGCTCCCGGCCCCAACATTCCTCCCGGCCATCCCTTTCTCAACATCGTCCAGACCTCGTACTGGACCGTGGTGCCCGAGGCCAATCAGCCGTCGTATGCTCGATACCTGGACGCCTTTCTGGGAAACGTCCTGAGCATGACCAGGCTTTACACATTCCCGGTCTGGTGCGTGCGAGGCCCCATCGCGACCGGTCCGCCTGTGGGAGAATGA
- the cimA gene encoding citramalate synthase, with amino-acid sequence MTTSSDDRVSSLEIYDTTLRDGAQAEDVSFSVDDKVRIAQKLDELGVHFIEGGWPGANPKDIEFFRIIKTIPLTYATVVAFGSTRKASNPVHKDRNLQALLAADTKTITLFGKTWPLHVTDALGISLAKNLELVEDSIAYLREKGRRVFYDAEHFFDGYKENPEYALKTIQKAVKAGADRVILCDTNGGTMPWEIRRICEAVRRECRVPLGIHAHNDCDMAVANSLVAVETGIVQVQGTINGIGERCGNANLCSIIPNLELKMKRRALPDRLERLKDVSGFVTEIANLMPDKHQPYVGDAAFAHKGGVHIHAVLKNPATYEHIDPTTVGNRQRVLVSDNAGRSGLLEKVETYGIKLSKDHAKVQELVNTLKERESQGYQFEGAEGSFELLMRKTVGSHKPSFQLLGFRVIVEKKQEDGPPLSEATVMVKVGDVVEHTAAVGAGPVNALDHALRKSLEKFYPQLKEVKLLDYKVRVLAANQGTQSKVRVLIESGDHKDKWGTVGVSENIIEASWQALADSIEYKLLSADERSEAGTPSHYLS; translated from the coding sequence ATGACGACATCCTCCGACGATCGGGTCTCTTCGTTGGAGATCTACGACACCACTCTGCGCGACGGGGCCCAGGCGGAGGACGTCAGCTTCTCGGTGGACGACAAAGTGCGGATCGCCCAGAAACTCGACGAACTCGGCGTGCATTTCATTGAAGGAGGTTGGCCGGGAGCCAATCCAAAAGACATCGAATTTTTCAGGATCATCAAAACGATCCCACTGACGTATGCGACCGTCGTCGCGTTCGGTTCCACGAGGAAGGCCAGCAATCCCGTTCACAAGGATCGGAATCTGCAAGCCCTGCTGGCGGCGGACACGAAGACGATCACGCTGTTCGGAAAAACCTGGCCGTTGCACGTGACCGACGCGCTCGGCATTTCGCTGGCGAAAAATCTCGAGTTGGTCGAAGACTCCATCGCCTATCTGCGGGAGAAGGGCCGGCGGGTGTTTTACGACGCGGAGCACTTCTTCGACGGCTACAAGGAAAACCCGGAGTATGCCCTCAAGACCATTCAAAAAGCGGTGAAAGCCGGCGCGGATCGGGTGATCCTCTGCGACACCAACGGCGGGACCATGCCGTGGGAAATCCGCCGGATTTGCGAGGCCGTCCGGCGCGAATGCCGGGTGCCGCTGGGGATTCATGCGCACAATGATTGCGACATGGCCGTCGCCAATTCGCTGGTGGCCGTCGAAACCGGCATCGTGCAAGTCCAGGGGACGATCAACGGCATCGGCGAACGATGCGGGAACGCGAATCTCTGCTCGATCATTCCCAATCTGGAATTGAAGATGAAGCGGCGCGCGCTTCCGGATCGTCTGGAACGCCTCAAAGACGTATCCGGGTTCGTGACGGAAATCGCCAACCTGATGCCCGACAAGCATCAACCCTACGTCGGCGACGCGGCGTTCGCCCATAAAGGAGGGGTTCACATCCACGCCGTGCTCAAAAACCCCGCGACGTACGAACACATCGATCCGACGACAGTCGGCAACCGGCAACGGGTTCTGGTGTCCGATAACGCGGGGCGCAGCGGTCTCTTGGAAAAGGTCGAAACCTACGGGATCAAGCTTTCCAAAGATCACGCCAAGGTTCAGGAACTGGTCAATACCCTGAAGGAGCGTGAAAGCCAGGGCTATCAATTTGAAGGGGCGGAAGGGTCCTTCGAGCTGCTGATGCGCAAAACGGTGGGGAGCCATAAACCGTCTTTCCAGCTCTTGGGTTTTCGGGTGATCGTCGAAAAGAAACAGGAGGACGGTCCCCCTCTGTCGGAAGCGACCGTCATGGTCAAAGTCGGCGACGTGGTTGAGCACACGGCGGCCGTGGGGGCCGGTCCGGTGAATGCGTTGGACCACGCCCTGCGCAAGTCTCTTGAGAAATTCTATCCGCAACTCAAAGAGGTGAAACTCCTCGATTACAAGGTGCGTGTCCTGGCCGCGAACCAAGGGACTCAGTCCAAAGTCCGGGTCTTGATCGAATCGGGGGACCACAAAGACAAGTGGGGGACGGTCGGCGTCTCCGAAAATATCATTGAGGCGAGTTGGCAGGCATTGGCCGACAGCATCGAATATAAATTGCTGTCCGCCGACGAGCGGAGCGAGGCGGGCACCCCTTCGCATTATTTGTCTTGA
- a CDS encoding integration host factor subunit alpha, which produces MRKADIANEIFKQVGIPKNEAADIVEHVLNLLKSVLQKGESVKIAGFGNFVVRNKGPRKGRNPRTGEEIGITPRRVVTFRPSQVFKKYVNS; this is translated from the coding sequence ATGAGAAAGGCGGACATTGCGAACGAAATCTTCAAGCAGGTTGGAATCCCGAAGAACGAAGCGGCCGACATCGTCGAGCACGTGTTGAATCTTCTGAAGTCCGTGCTGCAAAAGGGAGAGTCAGTGAAGATTGCAGGGTTCGGAAATTTCGTCGTGCGAAACAAGGGCCCTCGCAAGGGTCGAAACCCTCGCACCGGAGAAGAAATCGGTATCACTCCGCGCCGAGTCGTGACCTTCAGACCGAGCCAAGTGTTTAAGAAGTACGTGAACTCGTAG
- a CDS encoding MerR family transcriptional regulator: MGGEPRLGSKIFYKIGEVSRLTKVPAYVLRFWESQFAFIKPKKSSGNQRLYVQRDIETILEIKRMLYEEGHTLEGVKRYWIRRARASSRPLPPREVAKKLRGDLQAIVEMIDSHSR, from the coding sequence ATGGGAGGAGAACCCAGGCTGGGGAGCAAAATCTTCTATAAAATCGGAGAGGTCAGTCGACTGACGAAAGTCCCCGCTTACGTGCTTCGCTTCTGGGAATCGCAGTTCGCTTTCATCAAGCCCAAAAAAAGCAGCGGCAATCAGCGGTTGTACGTTCAACGGGACATCGAGACGATTCTGGAAATCAAGCGCATGCTCTATGAGGAAGGACATACCTTGGAGGGCGTGAAGCGGTACTGGATCCGTCGCGCGCGGGCTTCCTCGAGGCCGTTGCCTCCCCGAGAAGTCGCCAAGAAACTCAGGGGCGACCTTCAAGCGATCGTGGAAATGATCGATTCGCATTCTCGGTGA
- the surE gene encoding 5'/3'-nucleotidase SurE, with product MRILVTNDDGIQSAGLMALADAMAKLGEVWIVAPDRERTAAAHAVTLHKPLRVHPLGKRTYSVSGTPVDCVNLAVLKIMPEPPQLVVSGINRGVNLGDDVLYSGTVSAAVEGTILGVASMAVSQEGGDRFRFEVGAYFSARVARMILEKGVPEETLVNLNIPDRPLRSIAGVRVTALSRRRFDNPIIEKVDPHGRTYYWIAGTRLSWSRSKDSDHEAIAEGAVSLTPLRLDTTNYDALDRFRAWESELRAGSSRSRGSASGRLKGRRRS from the coding sequence ATGCGCATCCTTGTGACCAATGACGACGGCATTCAATCGGCCGGTCTCATGGCGCTGGCCGACGCCATGGCGAAGCTCGGCGAGGTATGGATCGTCGCTCCGGATCGCGAACGGACGGCCGCGGCCCACGCGGTGACTCTTCACAAACCCCTGCGGGTTCATCCTCTCGGAAAACGAACCTATTCCGTCAGCGGCACGCCGGTCGATTGCGTCAACTTGGCGGTTTTGAAAATCATGCCGGAACCGCCCCAACTGGTCGTCTCCGGAATCAACCGAGGGGTGAATTTGGGCGATGACGTGCTCTACTCGGGAACCGTGTCCGCCGCCGTGGAGGGAACGATCCTGGGGGTGGCGTCGATGGCCGTGTCGCAAGAAGGAGGGGATCGGTTTCGTTTTGAGGTCGGGGCATATTTTTCAGCCCGCGTCGCGCGGATGATTCTTGAGAAGGGGGTGCCGGAAGAGACGCTCGTCAACCTGAACATTCCGGATCGTCCGCTTCGGTCCATCGCGGGCGTTCGCGTCACGGCTCTCAGTCGCAGGCGATTCGATAATCCGATCATCGAGAAAGTCGATCCCCATGGTCGTACTTATTATTGGATCGCCGGGACCCGCCTTTCCTGGAGTCGCAGTAAAGATTCGGATCATGAGGCGATCGCCGAGGGGGCCGTCTCCTTGACCCCCCTCCGGCTCGATACGACGAATTATGATGCGCTGGACCGGTTCCGAGCGTGGGAGTCCGAGCTGCGGGCCGGGAGCAGTCGATCCCGAGGTTCCGCGTCCGGGCGGTTGAAGGGGCGGCGCCGATCATGA
- a CDS encoding DedA family protein, whose translation MIGRAIEWILAELSKFVIETISLFGYTGIVITMAIESACIPLPSEIIMPFSGYLVGTGQFTMLGVTLAGSVGNVIGSIVAYWAGVWGGRPFVERYGRYVLISRHDLDVADRWFAKYGEAAVLFSRMLPVVRTFISLPAGIARMNFPRFVLFTFVGALPWCYLLAYIGVRMGEEWDGLRQYFHQFDVIIGLFLALALGYFLWSHWPRRRVESGR comes from the coding sequence ATGATCGGACGGGCCATCGAATGGATTCTTGCCGAACTCAGCAAGTTCGTCATCGAGACGATTTCGCTGTTCGGCTACACCGGGATCGTGATCACGATGGCCATCGAAAGCGCCTGTATCCCCCTGCCGAGCGAAATCATCATGCCCTTCTCCGGCTATCTTGTGGGGACCGGCCAATTCACGATGCTGGGGGTGACGCTCGCCGGATCCGTCGGCAACGTCATCGGGTCGATCGTCGCCTACTGGGCCGGCGTGTGGGGCGGCCGGCCGTTTGTCGAGCGGTATGGACGCTACGTGCTGATCTCCCGCCATGATCTGGACGTGGCCGATCGATGGTTCGCCAAATACGGAGAAGCCGCGGTGCTGTTCAGCCGGATGTTGCCCGTCGTGCGGACTTTTATCTCGTTGCCGGCGGGCATCGCCCGGATGAATTTCCCTCGGTTCGTCCTCTTCACGTTCGTGGGCGCCCTTCCGTGGTGCTACCTGCTTGCCTATATCGGCGTCCGTATGGGCGAGGAGTGGGACGGTCTTCGGCAGTATTTCCATCAATTCGACGTGATCATCGGATTGTTCCTGGCGCTGGCCCTGGGCTATTTCCTGTGGTCGCACTGGCCGAGGCGTCGCGTTGAATCCGGACGGTAA
- the cysS gene encoding cysteine--tRNA ligase, whose product MLHLFNTLTGKREPFKPFEPRKVGMYVCGVTVYDYCHIGHARSALVFDVLRRYLEYSGYTVTFVKNFTDVDDKIIKRAHEQGVTCETITKQYIEAYYEDMGKLGIRRATEEPKATEHIEEIVRLTEALIDKGLAYVVDGDVYFHVAHYPAYGRLSKRRLEDLQAGARVEIDERKRHPMDFALWKRSKAGEPSWPSPWGPGRPGWHIECSAMSIKHLGETFDIHGGGMDLIFPHHENEIAQSCGATGKEFARFWVHNGFVQINQEKMSKSLGNFFTIREIFAKSDWPEPVTGEVLRYFLLSTQYRGPVDFSDRAMKEAKNALNGFYDLFERLKEPNGSEAEGDGVLAAAAEQATTSFVRAMDDDLNTPMALAALQGLRGEVNKLLEKGLSSRGRARARETFRSLGDVLGLFQLNAWQFGDSSAGAVSSQAGGATADQAALTDEEIDRLLMERREARAQKNFKRADEIRRSLAAQGIMIEDKPDGTSRWKR is encoded by the coding sequence ATGCTCCATCTTTTTAACACCCTGACGGGAAAGCGGGAGCCGTTTAAGCCGTTCGAGCCTCGAAAGGTCGGGATGTACGTCTGCGGAGTGACCGTCTACGACTATTGCCACATCGGTCACGCGCGGAGCGCGCTGGTCTTCGACGTCTTGCGACGGTATTTGGAGTATAGCGGCTACACCGTGACGTTCGTGAAAAATTTCACCGACGTGGACGATAAGATCATCAAGCGGGCTCACGAGCAGGGGGTGACGTGCGAGACGATCACGAAGCAGTATATCGAGGCCTACTATGAAGACATGGGGAAGCTGGGCATCAGACGCGCCACGGAGGAGCCCAAGGCCACGGAGCATATTGAGGAGATCGTCCGGCTGACGGAAGCCCTGATCGACAAAGGGCTGGCCTACGTTGTGGACGGCGACGTGTATTTCCACGTCGCCCACTATCCGGCCTATGGACGGCTGTCCAAACGGCGGCTGGAAGACCTTCAGGCCGGCGCTCGCGTGGAAATCGATGAGCGCAAACGTCACCCGATGGATTTCGCCCTCTGGAAACGCAGCAAGGCCGGCGAGCCCTCCTGGCCCAGTCCCTGGGGGCCGGGCCGGCCCGGGTGGCACATCGAATGTTCCGCGATGTCGATCAAACACCTGGGGGAGACATTTGACATTCACGGCGGAGGGATGGATCTCATCTTCCCGCACCACGAAAACGAGATCGCTCAATCCTGCGGCGCGACGGGAAAGGAATTCGCCCGGTTCTGGGTGCACAACGGCTTCGTCCAGATCAATCAGGAGAAGATGTCGAAATCGCTCGGCAACTTCTTCACGATCCGTGAGATCTTCGCCAAGTCCGACTGGCCGGAGCCGGTCACGGGAGAAGTCCTCCGCTATTTTCTGTTGTCCACCCAGTATCGAGGACCGGTTGATTTTTCAGACCGGGCGATGAAAGAAGCGAAGAACGCCCTGAACGGATTCTATGACCTGTTCGAACGGCTGAAGGAGCCGAACGGCTCGGAGGCGGAAGGCGACGGTGTGCTCGCCGCCGCTGCCGAGCAAGCAACGACGTCGTTCGTTCGGGCGATGGACGACGACCTCAACACGCCCATGGCTCTTGCGGCGTTGCAGGGATTGCGCGGCGAGGTCAACAAGTTGCTCGAAAAAGGATTGTCGAGCCGAGGACGAGCGCGGGCCAGAGAGACCTTCCGCTCGCTCGGCGACGTGCTGGGGCTGTTTCAGTTGAACGCGTGGCAGTTCGGAGACTCTTCTGCCGGCGCGGTCTCATCTCAAGCCGGTGGCGCGACAGCCGATCAAGCCGCGTTGACCGATGAAGAGATCGACCGCCTGTTGATGGAACGACGAGAGGCTCGCGCCCAAAAGAATTTCAAACGGGCCGACGAGATTCGTCGGTCGCTCGCGGCTCAAGGCATCATGATCGAGGACAAGCCCGATGGGACAAGCCGGTGGAAACGCTGA
- the rlmB gene encoding 23S rRNA (guanosine(2251)-2'-O)-methyltransferase RlmB, with product MGQAGGNADGREILYGLHAVREAIRAGARPIRRILVLRTDRQFGDLVKAAKAKHVPVHVEPPAVFHRLVPHGKHQGVIAFVAAKPYSTTDDIVKQARAKGEPPLLLLLDGVEDPHNLGAALRTAEAAGVHGVFIPERRAVGLTPVVAKASAGAIDHVAVCQVTNLTRLIDDLKEEGIWVYAVESTATTRYAAVDMTGPVAFVFGGEGEGIRPGVLKACDGRISIPMKGRVASLNVSAALAVVLYEAVRQRGENKPVPRSLDFEHASFDRGFEQLGGV from the coding sequence ATGGGACAAGCCGGTGGAAACGCTGACGGGCGGGAAATCCTTTACGGATTGCACGCGGTTCGGGAGGCGATACGGGCCGGCGCGCGGCCGATTCGACGGATCTTGGTGCTGCGGACGGATCGGCAGTTCGGCGATCTCGTAAAGGCCGCCAAGGCCAAGCACGTTCCCGTCCACGTCGAGCCTCCTGCGGTCTTCCATCGGCTCGTTCCCCATGGCAAACACCAGGGGGTCATCGCCTTCGTCGCGGCCAAGCCCTACAGCACGACCGACGACATTGTGAAGCAAGCTCGCGCGAAGGGCGAGCCGCCCCTTCTTCTCCTGCTCGACGGAGTGGAGGATCCCCATAACCTGGGTGCGGCGTTGCGGACCGCAGAGGCGGCCGGTGTCCACGGGGTCTTCATTCCGGAGCGGCGAGCGGTCGGCCTGACCCCGGTGGTCGCCAAAGCATCGGCGGGCGCCATCGACCATGTGGCGGTCTGTCAAGTCACGAACCTGACCCGTCTCATTGACGATCTCAAAGAAGAGGGGATCTGGGTCTATGCGGTGGAATCGACCGCGACGACGCGCTACGCCGCCGTCGACATGACGGGCCCCGTTGCGTTCGTCTTTGGAGGAGAAGGGGAGGGGATTAGACCGGGCGTGCTGAAGGCCTGTGACGGGCGCATCAGCATCCCGATGAAAGGCCGAGTTGCGTCGTTGAACGTGTCGGCCGCCCTCGCCGTCGTCCTCTATGAGGCCGTGCGACAGCGAGGGGAGAACAAGCCGGTTCCACGATCACTTGATTTTGAGCATGCCTCCTTCGATCGCGGCTTTGAGCAGTTGGGCGGTGTTTGA
- a CDS encoding response regulator transcription factor, which yields MSKTNGKPRARRPADLEPPPRAKRPESLTAREQEILELIWAGFKNKEIGQRLKISVKTVEAHRSNMMKKLRVSNTAQLLKAAIEGGMLKIK from the coding sequence ATGTCCAAGACAAACGGGAAGCCCAGGGCTCGAAGGCCGGCGGATCTCGAACCGCCGCCCAGGGCAAAACGACCGGAATCACTCACCGCGCGTGAACAGGAGATTCTCGAACTGATTTGGGCCGGTTTCAAGAATAAGGAGATCGGCCAGCGACTCAAGATCAGCGTGAAAACCGTCGAGGCTCACCGCTCCAACATGATGAAAAAATTGCGCGTCTCAAACACCGCCCAACTGCTCAAAGCCGCGATCGAAGGAGGCATGCTCAAAATCAAGTGA
- a CDS encoding prepilin peptidase, translated as MVAWYVIAGLVGALVGSFLNVCIYRLPRRESIVWPGSHCPACSHPIAWYDNIPLASYLVLVGRCRSCSVPIPWRYPVVESLNAAGYIVLLWYFGLGWPTAAYALLYSLLIVVAGTDLSHKIIPNAITLPGTAVGLLSSATVLSTGLVNGLIGMVVGGGLLWLLAWLSPYLFGKEGMGGGDIKLMAMIGAFLGWKPALLTIMVGSLLGSLVGLTLIGTRVISRQDYIPFGPFLVCGALIALFFGQPLLNWYQGLLLG; from the coding sequence ATGGTTGCGTGGTATGTGATTGCCGGCCTCGTTGGCGCGCTGGTCGGGAGCTTCCTGAACGTGTGCATCTATCGATTGCCAAGGCGCGAATCGATCGTGTGGCCCGGCTCTCACTGCCCCGCCTGTTCACACCCCATCGCCTGGTACGACAATATTCCGCTGGCGAGCTATCTCGTGCTTGTCGGCCGCTGTCGATCCTGTTCCGTACCCATCCCGTGGCGCTATCCGGTCGTGGAGAGCCTCAATGCGGCGGGCTACATCGTGTTGCTCTGGTACTTCGGCCTCGGATGGCCTACCGCCGCGTATGCCCTGCTCTATTCCCTGCTCATCGTCGTGGCCGGAACGGACCTGTCTCACAAGATCATTCCGAACGCGATTACGCTGCCTGGCACGGCGGTCGGTCTTCTCAGTTCCGCAACCGTCCTGTCGACCGGCTTGGTGAACGGGCTTATCGGGATGGTGGTCGGCGGGGGGCTCTTGTGGCTTCTCGCCTGGCTCAGCCCCTATCTATTCGGAAAGGAAGGAATGGGCGGAGGCGATATCAAGCTGATGGCCATGATCGGCGCCTTTCTCGGCTGGAAGCCGGCGCTTCTGACGATTATGGTGGGATCACTGCTCGGATCCCTGGTCGGCCTGACGCTGATCGGCACACGCGTGATTTCTCGGCAGGACTACATCCCATTCGGTCCCTTCCTCGTCTGCGGAGCCTTGATCGCTCTGTTTTTTGGACAACCTCTGTTGAACTGGTATCAAGGATTGCTCTTGGGATAA
- a CDS encoding GspH/FimT family pseudopilin, protein MTQQGKTLLELIVTLAVLGVLSALAWPNLAHLYAQMQLQTVTTEVASELRLARQLAVTRRDRVMVTLMREGESLVVGFLQEPNAHHVYRYGRRGVTIDEPSGGDRVVFYPSGRTATATTIRLRNKEGRTREVTVGFNGRVTVR, encoded by the coding sequence ATGACTCAGCAAGGCAAAACGCTTTTGGAACTGATCGTCACGCTTGCCGTGCTGGGCGTCCTCTCGGCTTTGGCCTGGCCGAACCTCGCCCATCTGTACGCGCAGATGCAGCTCCAAACCGTGACGACGGAAGTCGCCTCGGAACTGCGGTTGGCCAGACAGTTGGCGGTCACGCGCCGCGACAGAGTGATGGTGACGTTGATGCGAGAGGGAGAATCGCTGGTGGTCGGATTTCTTCAGGAGCCGAACGCGCACCATGTCTATCGCTACGGGCGGAGGGGCGTGACGATCGATGAACCGAGCGGCGGAGACCGCGTCGTGTTCTATCCGAGCGGTCGGACCGCGACGGCCACCACGATTCGTTTGCGGAACAAAGAAGGCCGCACGAGAGAAGTGACGGTGGGATTCAACGGGCGGGTGACTGTCAGATGA
- a CDS encoding type IV pilus modification PilV family protein, translating to MTQMTRKREEGGLLLETMIAAVIAGIAFAGTMGAVEVAVRFVRHADLMTKAQSVVQSRLEEKRSVGWKFLLEEDSDRDGAPDTVMRDDGLGADQAAGDGMYSAMADHDGLTEVWTIEANRPGPLASAGTVTVRSIVTFEGPNGRRELRMETIRANPVFVGSSQR from the coding sequence ATGACGCAGATGACGCGGAAACGAGAAGAAGGCGGCCTGTTGCTGGAAACGATGATCGCCGCCGTGATCGCCGGCATCGCGTTTGCGGGAACGATGGGCGCCGTGGAAGTCGCGGTCCGGTTTGTTCGTCACGCGGACTTGATGACCAAGGCGCAATCGGTCGTTCAGTCCCGGTTGGAAGAGAAACGCTCGGTCGGCTGGAAATTTCTGTTGGAGGAGGATTCCGATCGAGACGGCGCGCCGGACACGGTGATGAGAGATGACGGCCTGGGGGCCGATCAGGCGGCCGGGGATGGAATGTATTCCGCCATGGCCGACCATGACGGGCTGACCGAAGTGTGGACGATCGAAGCGAATCGTCCCGGCCCGCTCGCGTCGGCCGGCACGGTGACCGTCCGATCGATCGTCACGTTTGAGGGACCAAACGGCCGACGGGAGCTGCGCATGGAGACGATCAGGGCGAATCCGGTGTTCGTCGGAAGCTCGCAACGGTGA